A part of Scophthalmus maximus strain ysfricsl-2021 chromosome 20, ASM2237912v1, whole genome shotgun sequence genomic DNA contains:
- the spp1 gene encoding osteopontin isoform X3: MKVAVVFVLLFATVLCRPAKKVTISSSESSEEVRRPAIRNKEALVPQTAPVQAAAAASASDESADLSAEVEEAAEAPAPDYKSSGPDTTSAPETETASVSDDSHDDDDDDDTDTEEEEESSDSDESGESSTLAAVTVSPVIVTEEPAVGTTEEPIVPTIVAGPETARGDSLGRYPSDYKSIVYGGEDKSYHKVPAPYKSYEYVDAGKKAAYDMTHGNEVEKSLKVYKVQALQVHSDLLEEDTSTPDVESQGLDAAQDQDISVRQASIPGEPEEEESASASEASAGQSDSTSAPQEEDDESASAASDSASASLESEDEESQSSEEATATPGAADSDSDESDSVEGDSDEEGAVPVATTDVPMVITAK, translated from the exons ATGAAAGTTGCCGTCGTCTTCGTTCTGCTCTTCGCCACCGTTCTCTGCCGACCG gCGAAAAAAGTCACCATCAGCAGTTCAGAGAGTTCTGAAGAA GTGAGACGTCCTGCCATCAGGAATAAGGAGGCCTTGGTTCCCCAGACAGCACCTGTACAG gccgccgccgccgcctccgcctcaGACGAGAGCGCCGACCTCTCAGCGGAGGTAGAG GAGGCAGCGGAGGCTCCAGCGCCGGATTACAAATCCAGCGGCCCGGACACGACCTCCGccccagagacagagacggcCAGTGTCAGTGACGACagccacgacgacgacgacgacgacgacact gacaccgaggaggaggaggagtccagCGACAGCGACGAGTCTGGCGAGTCGTCCACCCTGGCGGCCGTCACCGTCAGCCCCGTGATCGTCACGGAGGAGCCCGCGGTCGGCACCACCGAGGAGCCCATCGTGCCGACCATCGTCGCCGGCCCGGAGACGGCCCGCGGCGACAGCCTGGGCCGCTACCCCAGCGACTACAAGTCCATCGTCTACGGCGGCGAGGACAAGTCCTACCACAAGGTCCCCGCCCCCTACAAGTCCTACGAGTACGTGGACGCCGGGAAAAAGGCGGCCTACGACATGACCCACGGCAACGAGGTGGAGAAGTCACTGAAGGTGTACAAGGTACAG GCTCTTCAGGTCCACTCCGACCTCCTGGAGGAGGACACCAGCACCCCTGATGTGGAGAGCCAGGGCCTGGACGCCGCTCAGGACCAGGACATCAGCGTCCGCCAGGCCTCCATTCCTggggagccggaggaggaggagagcgccAGCGCCAGCGAGGCGAGCGCCGGCCAGAGCGACAGCACCAGCGCcccgcaggaggaggacgacgagagcGCCAGCGCCGCGAGCGACAGCGCCAGCGCCAGCCTGGAGTCCGAGGACGAGGAGAGTCAGAGCAGCGAGGAGGCCACGGCCACGCCCGGCGCCGCCGACAGCGACTCGGACGAGAGCGACAGCGTCGAGGGCGATTCGGATGAGGAGGGGGCGGTGCCCGTCGCCACCACCGATGTGCCAATGGTCATCACCGCCAAATAA
- the spp1 gene encoding osteopontin isoform X1: MTSCDTPRASDRKWRRRRRRRRRRRWRRPPFLGRNHFQFDMSLLFPVKLWPLDILLWFHCFTQFHCLTSTCVFLFYSLLLPVQTRNCDTMKVAVVFVLLFATVLCRPAKKVTISSSESSEEVRRPAIRNKEALVPQTAPVQAAAAASASDESADLSAEVEEAAEAPAPDYKSSGPDTTSAPETETASVSDDSHDDDDDDDTDTEEEEESSDSDESGESSTLAAVTVSPVIVTEEPAVGTTEEPIVPTIVAGPETARGDSLGRYPSDYKSIVYGGEDKSYHKVPAPYKSYEYVDAGKKAAYDMTHGNEVEKSLKVYKVQALQVHSDLLEEDTSTPDVESQGLDAAQDQDISVRQASIPGEPEEEESASASEASAGQSDSTSAPQEEDDESASAASDSASASLESEDEESQSSEEATATPGAADSDSDESDSVEGDSDEEGAVPVATTDVPMVITAK; this comes from the exons ATGACTTCCTGTGACACGCCGAGGgcctcagacaggaagtggcggcggcggcggcggcggcggcggcggcggcggtggcggcggcctCCATTTCTAGGAAGGaatcattttcagtttgacaTGTCATTGTTGTTTCCTGTGAAGTTATGGCCGCTAGATATACTTTTATGGTTTCATTGTTTCACACAGTTTCATTGTTTAACTTCAACCTGcgtgtttctgttttattctcttctccttcccgtCCAGACTCGAAACTGTGACACGATGAAAGTTGCCGTCGTCTTCGTTCTGCTCTTCGCCACCGTTCTCTGCCGACCG gCGAAAAAAGTCACCATCAGCAGTTCAGAGAGTTCTGAAGAA GTGAGACGTCCTGCCATCAGGAATAAGGAGGCCTTGGTTCCCCAGACAGCACCTGTACAG gccgccgccgccgcctccgcctcaGACGAGAGCGCCGACCTCTCAGCGGAGGTAGAG GAGGCAGCGGAGGCTCCAGCGCCGGATTACAAATCCAGCGGCCCGGACACGACCTCCGccccagagacagagacggcCAGTGTCAGTGACGACagccacgacgacgacgacgacgacgacact gacaccgaggaggaggaggagtccagCGACAGCGACGAGTCTGGCGAGTCGTCCACCCTGGCGGCCGTCACCGTCAGCCCCGTGATCGTCACGGAGGAGCCCGCGGTCGGCACCACCGAGGAGCCCATCGTGCCGACCATCGTCGCCGGCCCGGAGACGGCCCGCGGCGACAGCCTGGGCCGCTACCCCAGCGACTACAAGTCCATCGTCTACGGCGGCGAGGACAAGTCCTACCACAAGGTCCCCGCCCCCTACAAGTCCTACGAGTACGTGGACGCCGGGAAAAAGGCGGCCTACGACATGACCCACGGCAACGAGGTGGAGAAGTCACTGAAGGTGTACAAGGTACAG GCTCTTCAGGTCCACTCCGACCTCCTGGAGGAGGACACCAGCACCCCTGATGTGGAGAGCCAGGGCCTGGACGCCGCTCAGGACCAGGACATCAGCGTCCGCCAGGCCTCCATTCCTggggagccggaggaggaggagagcgccAGCGCCAGCGAGGCGAGCGCCGGCCAGAGCGACAGCACCAGCGCcccgcaggaggaggacgacgagagcGCCAGCGCCGCGAGCGACAGCGCCAGCGCCAGCCTGGAGTCCGAGGACGAGGAGAGTCAGAGCAGCGAGGAGGCCACGGCCACGCCCGGCGCCGCCGACAGCGACTCGGACGAGAGCGACAGCGTCGAGGGCGATTCGGATGAGGAGGGGGCGGTGCCCGTCGCCACCACCGATGTGCCAATGGTCATCACCGCCAAATAA
- the spp1 gene encoding osteopontin isoform X2, protein MTSCDTPRASDRKWRRRRRRRRRRRWRRPPFLGRNHFQFDMSLLFPVKLWPLDILLWFHCFTQFHCLTSTCVFLFYSLLLPVQTRNCDTMKVAVVFVLLFATVLCRPAKKVTISSSESSEEVRRPAIRNKEALVPQTAPVQAAAAASASDESADLSAEVEEAAEAPAPDYKSSGPDTTSAPETETASVSDDSHDDDDDDDTDTEEEEESSDSDESGESSTLAAVTVSPVIVTEEPAVGTTEEPIVPTIVAGPETARGDSLGRYPSDYKSIVYGGEDKSYHKVPAPYKSYEYVDAGKKAAYDMTHGNEVEKSLKVYKALQVHSDLLEEDTSTPDVESQGLDAAQDQDISVRQASIPGEPEEEESASASEASAGQSDSTSAPQEEDDESASAASDSASASLESEDEESQSSEEATATPGAADSDSDESDSVEGDSDEEGAVPVATTDVPMVITAK, encoded by the exons ATGACTTCCTGTGACACGCCGAGGgcctcagacaggaagtggcggcggcggcggcggcggcggcggcggcggcggtggcggcggcctCCATTTCTAGGAAGGaatcattttcagtttgacaTGTCATTGTTGTTTCCTGTGAAGTTATGGCCGCTAGATATACTTTTATGGTTTCATTGTTTCACACAGTTTCATTGTTTAACTTCAACCTGcgtgtttctgttttattctcttctccttcccgtCCAGACTCGAAACTGTGACACGATGAAAGTTGCCGTCGTCTTCGTTCTGCTCTTCGCCACCGTTCTCTGCCGACCG gCGAAAAAAGTCACCATCAGCAGTTCAGAGAGTTCTGAAGAA GTGAGACGTCCTGCCATCAGGAATAAGGAGGCCTTGGTTCCCCAGACAGCACCTGTACAG gccgccgccgccgcctccgcctcaGACGAGAGCGCCGACCTCTCAGCGGAGGTAGAG GAGGCAGCGGAGGCTCCAGCGCCGGATTACAAATCCAGCGGCCCGGACACGACCTCCGccccagagacagagacggcCAGTGTCAGTGACGACagccacgacgacgacgacgacgacgacact gacaccgaggaggaggaggagtccagCGACAGCGACGAGTCTGGCGAGTCGTCCACCCTGGCGGCCGTCACCGTCAGCCCCGTGATCGTCACGGAGGAGCCCGCGGTCGGCACCACCGAGGAGCCCATCGTGCCGACCATCGTCGCCGGCCCGGAGACGGCCCGCGGCGACAGCCTGGGCCGCTACCCCAGCGACTACAAGTCCATCGTCTACGGCGGCGAGGACAAGTCCTACCACAAGGTCCCCGCCCCCTACAAGTCCTACGAGTACGTGGACGCCGGGAAAAAGGCGGCCTACGACATGACCCACGGCAACGAGGTGGAGAAGTCACTGAAGGTGTACAAG GCTCTTCAGGTCCACTCCGACCTCCTGGAGGAGGACACCAGCACCCCTGATGTGGAGAGCCAGGGCCTGGACGCCGCTCAGGACCAGGACATCAGCGTCCGCCAGGCCTCCATTCCTggggagccggaggaggaggagagcgccAGCGCCAGCGAGGCGAGCGCCGGCCAGAGCGACAGCACCAGCGCcccgcaggaggaggacgacgagagcGCCAGCGCCGCGAGCGACAGCGCCAGCGCCAGCCTGGAGTCCGAGGACGAGGAGAGTCAGAGCAGCGAGGAGGCCACGGCCACGCCCGGCGCCGCCGACAGCGACTCGGACGAGAGCGACAGCGTCGAGGGCGATTCGGATGAGGAGGGGGCGGTGCCCGTCGCCACCACCGATGTGCCAATGGTCATCACCGCCAAATAA